From the genome of Malus domestica chromosome 04, GDT2T_hap1, one region includes:
- the LOC139195036 gene encoding uncharacterized protein — protein MYSEGVENFLNYAMLHATDINYIRCPCLKCGNIKSRTVKEIREDLFFNGIDQSYCTWYWHGEAVPDSKNEKMSNREEIVEDNIIGMVEAAYDHFTSNPKQFEKLLEDAEKPVYPGSNFTKLSTLVRLYNIKAKNGCSDKLFADLLEFLGVLLPQKNEIPPSVYEAKKTLFSLGIEYEKIHACPNDCILYRKEHLDAIACPTCGFSRWKVNKSSREPSKGVPAKVLWYFPPIPRFQRMFYNSKTAKNLIWHAQDREVDGKLRHPADSPSWKLVDHMWPEFGDDPRNLRLAISTDGINPHSALSSRYSCWPVIMVTYNLPPWLCMKRKFMMLTLLISGPKQPGNDIDVYMAPLIDDLKTLWEIGVETYDAYNKENFMLRAVLLWTINDFPAYGNLCGCSVKGYSGCPICGDRTSSKWLKLGRKVIFTGHRRFLPQNHHYRQQKKPFDGTQEFGLAPSPLSGEEILHEVEGIKISWGKKNVNLLGKRKVRSGTKAKVIDKKADAQTRWKKKSIFFDLPYWKSLHVRHCLDVMHIEKNVCESIYGTLLNIPGKTKDGVAARNDLIALGLRTDLAPKHGNNKTFLPPAPYTLSKAEKISVCKALSELKVPSGYSSNFRNLVSMEELKLFNLKSHDCHILMQQLLPVALRAVLPKHVRYAITRFCLFFSHLCSKTVDVLRLDEIQSELVITLCLLEKIFPPSFFDIMVHLTVHLVREVRLCGPVYFRWMYPFERYMKILKGYVRNKYRPEGCMVECYIAEEAIEVCSEYLSGVDPIGIPLKIRSHHKDVGHPLSAGKFLKADKKYWQQAHHYVLDNTLEVEPYIKEHKKSLIKEHPKKSKNLKWLQDEHNRTFIYWLQKKVEDELNVPNNHISETLRWIAHGPRDEVTKYSGYSVNGCNFHTKSRDDSQVTQNSGVSLVANTMQISSAKDKNPIIADMTFYGVIQEIWELNYNAFTRVVFKCDWVENKSGIRLEEFGIKLIDLNKIGHKSNSFVLATQVKQIFYIADPEDSRWSVVLPGPQYDWLHDDELGDTIIECECLTTKLPPVESFDVLTEESDDIYMRDDCEGIWVENT, from the exons ATGTATTCTGAAGGGGTTGAAAACTTTTTGAATTATGCGATGCTTCACGCTACTGATATTAACTACATACGTTGTCCGTGCCTAAAATGTGGTAACATTAAATCAAGGACGGTTAAAGAGATAAGAGAGGATCTCTTTTTCAATGGTATAGATCAAAGTTATTGTACATGGTATTGGCATGGAGAAGCTGTTCCAGATAGTAAGAATGAGAAAATGAGTAATCGGGAAGAAATAGTTGAAGATAACATTATCGGGATGGTGGAAGCAGCTTATGATCATTTTACGTCAAATCCTAAACAATTTGAGAAGTTGTTAGAGGATGCAGAGAAGCCTGTATACCCTGGTTCAAACTTCACAAAGTTATCAACCTTGGTCAGATTGTACAATATAAAAGCAAAGAATGGGTGTAGTGATAAACTATTTGCAGATTTACTAGAATTTTTAGGAGTTTTGCTCCCACAGAAGAATGAAATACCCCCCTCTGTGTATGAAGcaaaaaaaacattgttttctCTCGGAATTGAGTACGAAAAAATACATGCATGCCCCAATGATTGCATCCTATACAGGAAAGAGCATTTAGATGCAATTGCATGTCCTACATGTGGTTTTTCTAGATGGAAGGTTAACAAAAGTTCTAGGGAGCCTAGTAAGGGGGTACCTGCAAAGGTACTATGGTATTTTCCCCCTATTCCAAGATTTCAAAGAATGTTTTATAATAGCAAGACAGCAAAGAATTTGATATGGCATGCCCAAGATAGAGAAGTTGATGGTAAGTTGCGTCATCCGGCTGACTCTCCCTCATGGAAGCTTGTTGACCACATGTGGCCAGAATTTGGTGATGACCCAAGAAATCTCCGACTAGCAATTTCAACAGATGGGATTAATCCCCATAGTGCTTTAAGCAGTAGATATAGTTGTTGGCCAGTGATTATGGTCACTTACAACCTTCCACCATGGTTATGCATGAAGCGAAAATTTATGATGTTAACACTGTTAATATCCGGCCCTAAGCAACCAGGTAATGATATTGACGTTTATATGGCACCACTTATTGATGACTTAAAAACTCTATGGGAGATTGGTGTTGAAACTTATGATGCATACAATAAGGAGAACTTTATGTTAAGGGCTGTGTTATTATGGACCATCAATGACTTTCCTGCTTATGGAAACTTATGTGGGTGTAGTGTGAAAGGATACTCTGGATGCCCTATATGTGGTGATAGAACATCTTCTAAATGGCTAAAGTTAGGGAGAAAGGTAATCTTTACTGGTCATAGAAGATTCCTACCACAAAATCATCATTACCgacaacaaaaaaaaccatttgATGGTACTCAAGAGTTTGGGTTAGCTCCATCTCCGTTGAGCGGGGAAGAAATATTGCATGAAGTTGAAGGAATCAAAATATCATGGGGTAAGAAGAATGTAAATCTCCTTGGAAAAAGGAAGGTGAGGAGTGGAACAAAGGCAAAAGTAATTGATAAAAAGGCTGATGCTCAAACTCGTTGGAAAAAGAAGTCAATCTTCTTTGATTTACCATATTGGAAGTCACTCCATGTTCGACATTGTTTAGATGTTATGCACATTGAGAAAAATGTTTGTGAGAGTATCTATGGTACATTACTTAACATTCCTGGAAAAACAAAGGATGGCGTCGCAGCCCGGAATGATCTAATTGCTTTGGGTCTACGTACGGATTTGGCACCAAAACATGGAAATAACAAAACATTTCTTCCCCCAGCACCTTATACATTATCTAAGGCTGAGAAGATTTCAGTTTGCAAAGCATTGTCCGAACTCAAGGTCCCATCAGGATATTCTTCAAATTTCAGAAACCTTGTGTCAATGGAGGAGCTGAAACTGTTTAATCTTAAATCTCATGATTGTCATATACTTATGCAGCAACTACTTCCTGTGGCACTTCGTGCAGTACTGCCAAAGCATGTAAGATATGCTATCACCAGATTTTGTCTATTCTTTAGTCACTTATGCAGCAAAACAGTTGATGTTTTAAGGTTAGATGAAATACAAAGTGAGTTGGTGATTACTTTGTGCTTGCTTGAAAAGATTTTTCCACCTTCGTTTTTTGATATAATGGTCCATCTCACAGTGCACTTGGTTAGGGAAGTTCGCTTATGTGGCCCGGTTTATTTTCGTTGGATGTACCCTTTTGAAAGGTACATGAAAATATTAAAGGGTTATGTGAGAAATAAATATCGTCCAGAGGGTTGTATGGTTGAATGTTATATTGCAGAAGAAGCTATAGAGGTTTGTAGCGAGTATTTATCAGGGGTAGACCCAATTGGAATTCCGTTGAAGATTCGTTCACATCATAAAGATGTTGGCCATCCATTATCGGCTGGAAAATTTTTGAAGGCGGATAAAAAGTATTGGCAGCAAGCACATCACTATGTTTTGGATAACACACTTGAAGTGGAACCTTATATCAA GGAGCATAAGAAATCCTTGATTAAGGAGCAccccaaaaaatcaaaaaatttgAAGTGGCTTCAGGATGAACATAATCGAACTTTCATTTATTGGCTGCAAAAAAAG GTTGAGGATGAGCTTAATGTCCCTAATAATCACATATCCGAAACCTTGAGATGGATAGCACATGGCCCTCGAGATGAAGTAACAAAATATTCTGGATATTCCGTTAATGGTTGTAATTTTCACACTAAGTCTCGTGATGATTCACAAGTTACTCAAAATAGTGGAGTAAGCTTAGTGGCCAATACGATGCAAATTTCAAGCGCTAAGGATAAGAATCCTATTATCGCAGATATGACTTTTTATGGGGTGATTCAAGAGATATGGGAACTTAATTATAACGCATTCACGCGTGTagtatttaagtgtgattgggTTGAAAATAAAAGTGGCATCAGATTAGAAGAGTTTGGGATCAAATTAATTGACCTCAACAAAATTGGACATAAGTCAAATAGTTTTGTTTTAGCTACTCAAGTGAAGCAGATATTTTACATTGCAGATCCAGAGGATTCAAGGTGGTCGGTTGTACTGCCAGGGCCTCAGTATGA